In Microbacterium foliorum, the following proteins share a genomic window:
- the cysS gene encoding cysteine--tRNA ligase codes for MTLRLYDTRAQQLRDFVPLDPENITMYVCGPTVQSGPHIGHVRAALSFDLLRRWLTHRYGRVTFVRNVTDIDDKVLVNATDVEPWWALAYRMEQEFTAAYAGIGILPPTYEPRATASVPQMQELIQTLIERGHAYPAPDGSGDVYFDVRSWSDYGSLTNQSVDAMEAAEDADPRGKRNPQDFALWKGTKPDEQADATWQSPWGAGRPGWHIECSAMSKRYLGPEFDIHGGGLDLRFPHHENELAQSTAAGDGFARYWVHNGLVTVGGQKMSKSLGNFTLAHEVLAEHDPLVVRYALAAAHYRSSLDLSESSWTEAEAALGRIRTFVERALRMLPKTFGWADKTPLPAAFAAAMDDDLGIPQALGVVHDTVRAGNAALDTGDTESAMTAWHEVLAMLEVLGLDVVGAASRGDATASALDALVQTMITQRAQARADKDWAAADRIRDAIAAAGITLEDSPAGTHWSIDG; via the coding sequence GTGACTCTCCGCCTCTACGACACCCGCGCACAGCAGCTGCGCGACTTCGTGCCTCTCGATCCCGAGAACATCACGATGTACGTCTGCGGACCCACCGTGCAGTCCGGCCCCCACATCGGGCACGTTCGGGCTGCACTGAGCTTCGATCTGCTGCGCCGCTGGTTGACGCACCGGTACGGCCGGGTCACCTTCGTGCGCAACGTCACGGACATCGACGACAAGGTGCTCGTGAACGCGACCGACGTCGAGCCGTGGTGGGCGCTGGCCTACCGCATGGAGCAGGAGTTCACGGCGGCGTATGCCGGCATCGGAATCCTGCCGCCGACCTACGAGCCGCGCGCGACCGCATCCGTTCCGCAGATGCAAGAGCTGATCCAGACCCTCATCGAACGCGGCCACGCGTACCCCGCGCCCGACGGCTCGGGAGACGTCTACTTCGACGTGCGCTCGTGGTCGGACTACGGATCGCTGACGAACCAGTCGGTCGACGCCATGGAGGCGGCGGAGGACGCCGACCCCCGGGGCAAGCGCAACCCTCAGGACTTCGCGCTCTGGAAGGGCACCAAGCCCGACGAGCAGGCGGATGCCACGTGGCAGTCGCCCTGGGGCGCAGGCCGCCCGGGGTGGCACATCGAGTGCTCGGCGATGTCGAAGCGCTACCTCGGCCCTGAGTTCGACATCCATGGCGGTGGCCTCGACCTGCGCTTCCCGCATCATGAGAACGAGCTCGCGCAGTCGACCGCTGCCGGTGACGGCTTTGCGCGGTACTGGGTGCACAACGGTCTCGTGACGGTTGGTGGCCAGAAGATGTCGAAGTCCCTCGGCAACTTCACGCTCGCACATGAGGTGCTCGCCGAGCACGACCCGCTCGTGGTCCGCTACGCCCTCGCTGCCGCGCACTACCGTTCGAGCCTCGACCTCTCCGAGTCGTCGTGGACCGAGGCAGAGGCGGCGCTCGGGCGCATCCGCACGTTCGTCGAGCGTGCACTGCGCATGCTGCCGAAGACCTTCGGCTGGGCGGACAAGACACCGCTTCCCGCCGCGTTCGCGGCGGCGATGGACGACGACCTCGGCATACCGCAGGCGCTCGGAGTCGTGCACGACACCGTGCGTGCAGGGAACGCGGCGCTCGACACGGGTGACACTGAGAGCGCGATGACGGCCTGGCACGAGGTGCTCGCGATGCTCGAGGTGCTCGGACTCGATGTCGTCGGTGCGGCGTCGCGCGGCGATGCCACGGCATCCGCTCTCGACGCGCTCGTGCAGACGATGATCACCCAGCGTGCGCAGGCGCGCGCTGACAAGGACTGGGCGGCGGCCGATCGCATCCGTGATGCGATCGCCGCCGCAGGAATCACGCTGGAGGATTCTCCGGCCGGAACTCATTGGAGTATCGATGGCTAA
- a CDS encoding short chain dehydrogenase produces MRILVIGARGQVGRTAVDALDGHEIIAASRSSEPSVDVTDPASIERLFATVGQVDAVIVAVGEVPFRPLDGLSRGDYESAFRGKVLSQLDVVRVGTPFVRDSGSITLTSGILAREPIATGAAASFANGAVESFVLAAATELPRGIRINAVSPSVLEDAPSYHSSFPGFVPVSSHRVGQAYAKSVLGVQTGQVFRVD; encoded by the coding sequence ATGAGGATTCTCGTCATCGGTGCCCGCGGTCAGGTGGGACGAACCGCCGTCGACGCGCTGGATGGTCATGAGATCATCGCCGCGTCGCGCAGCAGCGAGCCCTCGGTGGACGTCACGGACCCGGCGTCGATCGAGCGTCTGTTCGCGACAGTCGGCCAGGTCGATGCCGTGATCGTCGCGGTGGGAGAGGTTCCGTTCCGGCCGCTCGACGGGCTGAGCCGTGGCGACTACGAATCCGCTTTCCGAGGCAAAGTGCTCTCGCAGCTCGATGTCGTCCGCGTCGGCACGCCCTTCGTGCGCGACAGCGGTTCGATCACGCTGACCTCCGGCATCCTCGCGCGTGAGCCCATCGCCACCGGCGCCGCCGCGTCGTTCGCCAACGGTGCCGTCGAATCCTTCGTGCTCGCGGCGGCCACCGAGCTGCCCCGCGGCATCCGGATCAACGCCGTGAGCCCCTCGGTGCTCGAGGACGCACCGTCGTATCACTCGTCGTTCCCCGGCTTCGTGCCCGTGTCATCGCACCGCGTCGGGCAGGCGTATGCGAAGAGCGTGCTCGGGGTGCAGACCGGTCAGGTGTTCCGGGTCGACTGA
- the ispD gene encoding 2-C-methyl-D-erythritol 4-phosphate cytidylyltransferase: MLPVPDTAIIVVAAGSGTRLDAGAPKAFVGIDTHSILRHALDGVFAAAPAQVIVVAPAGYEGDAETELRAAAGDRIDLGRIVTGGDTRQESVASGLDALWGDVTRVLVHDAARALTPPEIIDAVAAATDGESGVIPTLPVVDTLKRVDGDAVVAPIDRSQLAAAQTPQGFPRALLEAAYDAATASGIEYTDDAALFAAAGHLVRQIAGSPRGFKITTPADLERARHLLADVQRPVATPAPAPHSTWSGPRVGLGTDVHAFGGDGNLWLAGIEWPGERALSGHSDGDAVAHAMVDALLGAAGLGDIGEHFGTAHPEYAGAHAEVFLARTREILAEAGYAIGNVSVQFKGNRPRFSGRRAEAERVLSAALGGAPVSVTATTTDGLGFTGRGEGIAVTAVAMVHPA, from the coding sequence ATGCTTCCCGTTCCTGACACCGCGATCATCGTCGTCGCCGCCGGCTCCGGCACCCGACTCGATGCCGGAGCGCCCAAGGCGTTCGTCGGCATCGACACGCATTCGATCCTGCGCCATGCGCTCGACGGCGTCTTCGCCGCGGCCCCTGCCCAGGTGATCGTCGTCGCACCGGCGGGTTACGAGGGCGACGCCGAGACGGAGCTCCGCGCGGCCGCCGGGGATCGCATCGATCTCGGCAGGATCGTGACGGGCGGCGACACGCGTCAGGAGTCCGTCGCCTCCGGTCTCGACGCGCTCTGGGGCGATGTCACGCGAGTTCTCGTGCACGACGCGGCGCGCGCGCTGACGCCCCCCGAGATCATCGATGCGGTGGCCGCGGCCACCGACGGTGAGAGCGGTGTGATCCCGACGCTCCCGGTCGTCGACACGCTCAAGCGGGTCGACGGCGATGCGGTCGTCGCGCCGATCGATCGCTCCCAGCTCGCCGCCGCGCAGACTCCTCAGGGGTTCCCGCGCGCTCTGCTCGAGGCTGCATACGATGCGGCGACGGCCTCCGGCATCGAGTACACCGACGATGCGGCGCTGTTCGCCGCCGCCGGGCATCTCGTGCGACAGATCGCCGGCTCGCCTCGCGGATTCAAGATCACCACACCGGCCGACCTCGAGCGCGCCCGGCATCTGTTGGCGGACGTGCAGAGGCCGGTCGCCACGCCGGCCCCTGCGCCGCACTCGACGTGGAGCGGCCCCAGGGTCGGACTCGGCACAGACGTGCATGCGTTCGGCGGAGACGGCAACCTGTGGCTGGCCGGCATCGAGTGGCCGGGGGAGCGAGCCCTCTCGGGACATTCCGACGGAGACGCCGTGGCCCACGCGATGGTGGACGCCCTGCTGGGGGCCGCGGGCCTCGGCGACATCGGCGAGCACTTCGGCACCGCGCACCCCGAGTATGCCGGAGCCCACGCCGAGGTCTTCCTCGCCCGCACCCGCGAGATTCTCGCAGAAGCGGGCTACGCGATCGGCAACGTGTCGGTGCAGTTCAAGGGGAATCGACCGCGCTTCAGCGGCCGCCGCGCAGAGGCCGAGCGCGTGCTGTCCGCCGCGCTCGGCGGCGCGCCGGTCTCGGTCACGGCCACCACCACCGACGGCTTGGGCTTCACCGGCCGCGGTGAGGGCATCGCGGTGACGGCGGTCGCCATGGTGCACCCCGCCTGA
- a CDS encoding CarD family transcriptional regulator, producing MLFEVGETVVYPHHGAATIIEVKERIIKGEAKKYLKLNVTQGDLIIEVPAENVDLVGVRDVIGREGLDAVFEVLRAPFTEEPTNWSRRYKANLEKLASGDVIKVSEVVRDLWRRDQDRGLSAGEKRMLAKARQILISELALAEKTDEDKASALLDEVLAS from the coding sequence ATGCTTTTTGAGGTTGGCGAAACTGTCGTCTATCCGCACCATGGCGCTGCGACCATCATCGAGGTCAAGGAGCGCATCATCAAGGGTGAGGCGAAGAAATACCTGAAGCTCAACGTCACCCAGGGGGACCTCATCATCGAGGTGCCCGCTGAGAACGTCGATCTCGTCGGGGTCCGCGATGTCATCGGCCGAGAGGGCCTCGACGCTGTGTTCGAGGTGCTTCGCGCGCCGTTCACCGAAGAGCCGACCAACTGGTCGCGTCGTTACAAGGCGAACCTCGAGAAGCTCGCCTCGGGCGATGTCATCAAGGTGAGCGAGGTCGTCCGCGACCTGTGGCGTCGGGACCAGGACCGCGGGCTGTCTGCGGGTGAGAAGCGGATGCTGGCCAAGGCTCGTCAGATCCTCATCTCCGAGCTCGCGCTCGCTGAGAAGACCGACGAGGACAAGGCGAGCGCACTGCTCGACGAGGTCCTCGCGTCCTGA
- a CDS encoding DNA modification methylase — protein MKSRLVASAAVSALVLLGATGCTFISPQSTQIEYSASDGVNVSDSDGPLDVRNAFVVANEDGSIGNFVAAVVNPTTEKATLTMTVAGIDKPFTVSVPAGKTVSFGTEGEEPLRIDGLDTMPGATIEIHFQSGDGAGTKTEVPVLDGSLPYYADLVPEAEDETEESTPTPEPVPSDTAAPAPSE, from the coding sequence GTGAAATCGCGCCTTGTTGCGTCTGCCGCCGTCAGCGCCCTCGTTCTTCTCGGCGCGACGGGCTGCACGTTCATCTCGCCGCAGTCGACGCAGATCGAGTACTCGGCCTCCGACGGCGTGAACGTCTCGGACTCGGACGGCCCGCTCGACGTGCGCAACGCGTTCGTCGTCGCGAACGAAGACGGCTCGATCGGCAACTTCGTCGCCGCCGTCGTGAACCCGACGACCGAGAAGGCGACTCTCACGATGACGGTCGCCGGCATCGACAAGCCCTTCACGGTCTCGGTCCCCGCGGGCAAGACCGTCAGCTTCGGCACCGAAGGCGAGGAGCCGCTGCGCATCGACGGCCTCGACACGATGCCCGGCGCCACGATCGAGATCCACTTCCAGTCGGGCGACGGCGCCGGCACCAAGACCGAGGTCCCGGTGCTCGACGGCTCGCTGCCCTACTACGCCGACCTGGTGCCCGAGGCCGAAGACGAGACCGAAGAGTCGACCCCCACGCCGGAGCCGGTCCCGTCCGACACGGCCGCCCCCGCTCCCTCGGAGTGA
- a CDS encoding response regulator transcription factor yields MTRILLVEDEPDLADPLAYLLRREGYEVEIAEDGPGALTAFRERGADVVLLDLMLPGMPGTEVCRQIRSTSAVPIIMVTAKDSEVDIVVGLELGADDYVTKPYSSRELLARMRAVLRRVVQADSELDERVLDGGRVSLDIDRHTVSVAGQQINMPLKEFELLEVLMRNSGRVLTRGQLIDRVWGSDYFGDTKTLDVHIKRIRSRIEENPGEPVMLVTVRGLGYRFEG; encoded by the coding sequence ATGACCCGCATCCTTCTGGTCGAAGACGAGCCCGACCTCGCCGACCCGCTCGCCTACCTGCTGCGCCGAGAGGGGTATGAGGTCGAGATCGCCGAGGACGGCCCGGGAGCGCTGACCGCCTTCCGCGAGCGCGGCGCCGACGTCGTGCTCCTCGATCTCATGCTGCCGGGGATGCCGGGCACCGAGGTGTGCCGGCAGATCCGCTCGACCTCCGCCGTGCCGATCATCATGGTCACGGCCAAGGACTCGGAGGTGGACATCGTCGTCGGGCTCGAGCTCGGTGCTGACGACTACGTCACCAAGCCGTACTCGTCGCGTGAGCTGCTGGCTCGGATGCGCGCGGTGCTGCGCAGGGTGGTGCAGGCCGACAGCGAGCTCGACGAGCGAGTGCTCGACGGCGGCCGCGTCTCACTCGACATCGACCGCCACACGGTCTCGGTCGCCGGTCAGCAGATCAACATGCCGCTGAAGGAGTTCGAGCTCCTCGAGGTGCTCATGCGCAACTCGGGTCGCGTGCTCACACGCGGGCAGCTCATCGACCGGGTGTGGGGCAGCGACTACTTCGGCGACACCAAGACGCTCGACGTGCACATCAAGCGCATCCGCTCCCGGATCGAGGAGAACCCGGGCGAGCCTGTCATGCTCGTCACCGTCCGCGGCCTCGGCTACCGCTTCGAGGGCTGA
- a CDS encoding sensor histidine kinase — translation MTLPQIALLALAVGLVIGIGLSLLIAWAYRARARVADETSLAVPAGVTAVLGSMDDAACVVDSSGLVLAVSKAATRFGIEVGAPLENPELRQLVRGGRNEGSSATESLRITRGGLSLDPRLVSARASAISPRMTLLIIRDVTEQERLDQMRRDFVANTSHELKTPVGAVTLLAEAIESAADDPAQVRHFAARISAEATRLGQLTGRIMSLSRLQTDDALSDVRPVSIDEVLATALEAHVVQADSAGVELARGGDRGVWVRGDSQILIEAFGNLIANAIVYSPKGSRVGIGVKADDGVVEVAVSDQGIGIAEADRERIFERFYRADEARSRRTGGTGLGLSIVKHATQRHGGEVRLWSRPGRGSTFTIRLPTIDAPPSIDRDKKNKKKRERKAAKAAARVRNGENA, via the coding sequence ATGACCTTGCCGCAGATCGCGCTGCTCGCGTTGGCCGTCGGCCTCGTGATCGGCATCGGCCTCTCGCTCCTGATCGCCTGGGCATACCGCGCGAGGGCGCGAGTCGCCGATGAGACGTCACTCGCGGTTCCGGCCGGCGTCACCGCGGTGCTGGGCAGCATGGACGATGCGGCCTGCGTGGTCGATTCGTCGGGCCTCGTGCTCGCCGTCTCCAAGGCGGCCACGCGATTCGGCATCGAGGTGGGGGCGCCGCTCGAGAACCCGGAGCTGCGTCAGCTCGTGCGGGGAGGGCGGAATGAGGGGAGCTCGGCGACCGAGTCCCTGCGCATCACCCGCGGCGGGCTCAGCCTCGACCCGCGACTGGTGTCGGCCCGTGCGAGCGCGATCAGCCCGCGCATGACTCTGCTGATCATCCGCGATGTCACCGAGCAGGAGCGTCTCGACCAGATGCGCCGCGATTTCGTGGCCAACACCAGCCACGAGCTCAAGACCCCCGTCGGGGCGGTCACGCTGCTGGCCGAGGCCATCGAGTCCGCGGCAGACGACCCCGCGCAGGTGCGTCACTTCGCCGCCCGGATCTCGGCCGAGGCCACTCGTCTCGGGCAGCTGACCGGCCGCATCATGAGCCTGTCGAGACTCCAGACCGACGATGCGCTGTCGGACGTGCGGCCCGTCTCGATCGACGAGGTGCTGGCGACCGCGCTCGAGGCGCATGTCGTGCAGGCCGACTCGGCAGGGGTCGAGCTCGCTCGTGGCGGCGACCGGGGAGTCTGGGTGCGCGGTGACTCGCAGATCCTGATCGAGGCGTTCGGCAACCTCATCGCCAACGCGATCGTCTACTCCCCGAAAGGATCCCGCGTCGGCATCGGAGTGAAGGCAGACGACGGTGTCGTCGAGGTCGCGGTGTCCGATCAGGGCATCGGCATCGCGGAGGCGGACCGGGAGCGGATCTTCGAGCGCTTCTACCGCGCCGACGAGGCGAGGTCACGCCGCACCGGCGGAACCGGACTCGGACTCTCGATCGTCAAGCACGCCACGCAGCGCCACGGCGGAGAGGTGCGCCTGTGGTCGCGCCCCGGACGAGGCTCCACCTTCACCATCAGGCTTCCCACGATCGATGCTCCCCCGAGCATCGACAGGGACAAGAAGAACAAGAAGAAGCGCGAGCGCAAGGCGGCGAAGGCCGCAGCTCGCGTCCGAAACGGAGAGAACGCATGA
- the phoU gene encoding phosphate signaling complex protein PhoU, translated as MREVFHQSLEDLQSRLVEIADLVTVSIDKATRAFATSDVELAEEVIADDAKIDELAVKLDEQAIEILARQQPVARDLRIVVIALRVSASLERMGDMSEHIAQLARLRFPERAIPKGLKGTFTKMGELDVEISRTLSELLRTQDLRLADTIRNTDDDIDELHASVFEKVLSDNWKGEATATVDATLASRYHERFADHAVAVAKKVVYLATGDWRVEEEDIPLAAEQQREFGHA; from the coding sequence ATGCGCGAAGTCTTCCACCAGTCCCTCGAGGACCTGCAGTCCCGTCTCGTGGAGATCGCCGACCTCGTCACGGTCTCGATCGACAAGGCGACGCGTGCGTTCGCCACCAGCGACGTCGAGCTCGCCGAAGAGGTCATCGCCGACGACGCGAAGATCGACGAGCTGGCCGTCAAGCTCGACGAGCAGGCCATCGAGATCCTCGCCCGTCAGCAGCCCGTCGCTCGCGATCTGCGCATCGTGGTGATCGCGCTGCGCGTCAGCGCGTCGCTCGAGCGCATGGGCGACATGTCCGAGCACATCGCCCAGCTCGCTCGCCTCCGCTTCCCCGAGCGCGCGATCCCGAAGGGCCTCAAGGGCACGTTCACCAAGATGGGCGAGCTCGACGTCGAGATCTCACGCACTCTCTCCGAGCTGCTGCGCACCCAGGACCTGCGCCTGGCCGACACCATCCGCAACACCGACGACGACATCGACGAACTGCACGCCAGCGTCTTCGAGAAGGTGCTCAGCGACAACTGGAAGGGCGAGGCGACCGCGACGGTCGACGCCACGCTCGCCAGCCGCTACCACGAGCGCTTCGCCGACCACGCGGTCGCCGTGGCCAAGAAGGTCGTGTACCTCGCGACCGGTGACTGGCGCGTCGAAGAAGAGGACATCCCCCTCGCGGCCGAGCAGCAGCGCGAGTTCGGTCACGCCTGA
- a CDS encoding phosphoglyceromutase codes for MTSKRTLILLRHGRSEWNELNLFTGWVDVRLNEQGKKEAQRGGELLAEAGILPDVLHTSLLSRAIQTANIALDAADRLWIPVTRSWRLNERHYGALQGKDKAQTLEEFGPEQFQLWRRSFDVPPPLLDDESEFSQVGDVRYADIDGEVPRTESLKLVIDRLLPYWNDAIVPDLEAGKTVLVTAHGNSLRGLVKHLEGISDDDIAELNIPTGIPLVYELDENNVPTGPGRYLDPEAAAAGAAAVAAQGKK; via the coding sequence ATGACTTCGAAGCGCACCCTGATCCTGCTCCGTCACGGCCGGAGCGAGTGGAACGAACTGAACCTCTTCACCGGCTGGGTGGACGTCCGCCTGAACGAGCAGGGCAAGAAGGAGGCCCAGCGCGGCGGCGAGCTGCTGGCAGAGGCCGGCATCCTCCCCGACGTGCTGCACACCTCGCTGCTCAGCCGCGCGATCCAGACCGCGAACATCGCACTGGATGCGGCCGACCGCCTGTGGATCCCCGTCACGCGCTCCTGGCGCCTCAACGAGCGCCACTACGGTGCTCTGCAGGGCAAGGACAAGGCGCAGACGCTCGAGGAGTTCGGCCCCGAGCAGTTCCAGCTGTGGCGTCGCTCGTTCGACGTGCCGCCGCCCCTGCTCGACGACGAGAGCGAGTTCAGCCAGGTCGGCGACGTGCGCTACGCCGACATCGACGGCGAGGTGCCCCGCACCGAGTCGCTGAAGCTCGTCATCGACCGCCTGCTGCCCTACTGGAACGACGCGATCGTGCCCGACCTCGAGGCAGGCAAGACGGTTCTCGTCACCGCCCACGGCAACTCGCTGCGCGGCCTCGTCAAGCACCTCGAGGGCATCAGCGACGACGACATCGCCGAGCTCAACATCCCCACCGGCATCCCGCTGGTCTACGAGCTCGACGAGAACAACGTCCCCACCGGCCCCGGCCGCTACCTCGACCCCGAGGCCGCCGCCGCCGGTGCCGCAGCCGTGGCTGCGCAGGGCAAGAAGTAG
- a CDS encoding class I SAM-dependent methyltransferase: protein MASSPLGRPTRGTTGTNRLRRNDRWIAASPAFRRAEDPLVIDLGYGASGVTAFELATRLQRVRADAEVRGLEIDPERVATANQQLAEVQAARTPFSPDLRVSFARGGFEVPLPAERRPAVIRAMNVLRQYDEGDVASAWRTMATRLSADGLLIEGTCDEIGRVSSWVDVDPTGTPLRFTISLRLADLEHPSIVAERLPKALIHRNVPGERIHSLLVDLDREWDRAASLSTFGATQRFLASVAALRDQGWPVRGGKSRWRLGELTLPWDAVAPLP, encoded by the coding sequence ATGGCGTCATCTCCTCTCGGTCGGCCGACCCGCGGCACCACCGGGACGAACCGGCTGCGCCGCAACGATCGATGGATCGCCGCGAGCCCCGCTTTCCGCCGAGCCGAGGATCCGCTGGTGATCGACCTCGGCTACGGAGCCAGCGGGGTGACGGCGTTCGAGCTCGCGACCCGGCTGCAGCGCGTGCGCGCGGACGCCGAGGTGCGCGGCCTCGAGATCGACCCCGAGAGAGTCGCCACCGCGAATCAACAGCTCGCCGAGGTGCAGGCTGCGCGCACTCCCTTCTCCCCCGACCTCCGGGTCTCGTTCGCCCGCGGCGGGTTCGAGGTGCCGCTGCCGGCGGAACGGCGGCCGGCGGTGATCCGGGCGATGAACGTGCTGCGGCAGTACGACGAGGGCGATGTCGCGAGCGCCTGGCGCACCATGGCGACTCGGCTGTCTGCTGACGGGCTGCTCATCGAGGGCACCTGCGACGAGATCGGGCGCGTGTCGAGCTGGGTCGACGTGGACCCGACGGGAACTCCGCTGCGGTTCACCATCTCGCTGCGGCTCGCAGACCTCGAGCATCCGAGCATCGTCGCGGAACGACTGCCGAAGGCGCTGATCCACCGCAATGTGCCTGGCGAGCGGATCCACTCGCTGCTCGTCGATCTCGATCGCGAGTGGGACCGTGCAGCGTCGCTGTCGACCTTCGGGGCGACCCAGCGATTCCTCGCCTCGGTCGCCGCTCTGCGAGATCAGGGGTGGCCGGTGCGGGGCGGCAAGAGCCGGTGGCGACTGGGCGAGCTCACGCTCCCCTGGGATGCCGTGGCTCCGCTCCCCTGA
- the ygfZ gene encoding CAF17-like 4Fe-4S cluster assembly/insertion protein YgfZ — MTGFTDIPGAVIGEHGIAHFGDAFREQRRLADGAALVPLDDRTVIEVAGPERLGWLDSITSQSVGRLAAGESTELLVLDPQGRVEHAAGVVDDGSSTWLIADADDADALATWLTRMKFRTQATVTVRPDLALLGFVDGGAAAEHATAAASAPAGAPLVWADPWQRVSAGGHQYAEVSDHPGAELAWRVAIAPTDAADALAATLSSEEVAGLLAAEALRVAAWRPRWSAEVDERSLPHESDWIRTAVHLNKGCYRGQETVAKVHNLGHPPRRLAALHLDGSEAVLPAVGDAVFAGDDEVGHITSVARHHEDGPIALAILSRRTPVGDLIVRAEGADIAATQQVIVPADAGATADIPRLTRLSRRPSAPDPRQTG; from the coding sequence ATGACCGGATTCACCGACATCCCCGGCGCTGTGATCGGCGAGCACGGCATCGCGCACTTCGGCGACGCCTTCCGCGAGCAGCGTCGCCTGGCAGACGGCGCGGCCCTGGTTCCGCTCGACGACCGGACGGTCATCGAAGTCGCGGGTCCCGAACGGCTGGGGTGGCTGGATTCGATCACCTCCCAATCCGTCGGGCGACTCGCTGCCGGTGAGAGCACGGAACTGCTCGTGCTCGACCCTCAGGGGCGCGTGGAGCACGCGGCAGGAGTCGTCGACGACGGCTCGTCGACCTGGCTGATCGCGGATGCCGACGACGCGGACGCCCTCGCGACCTGGCTGACGCGCATGAAGTTCCGCACCCAGGCGACTGTGACCGTGCGTCCTGATCTGGCGCTGCTCGGCTTCGTCGACGGCGGCGCTGCGGCTGAGCACGCGACTGCTGCCGCATCCGCTCCGGCAGGTGCTCCGCTCGTCTGGGCGGATCCCTGGCAGCGGGTGAGCGCGGGTGGGCATCAGTATGCCGAGGTCTCCGATCACCCGGGCGCTGAGCTCGCGTGGAGGGTGGCGATCGCGCCGACCGATGCCGCTGACGCGCTGGCGGCGACCCTGTCGTCCGAAGAGGTGGCGGGGCTTCTCGCCGCCGAGGCGCTGCGTGTCGCAGCCTGGCGTCCGCGGTGGTCGGCTGAGGTCGACGAGCGCTCGCTTCCGCATGAATCCGACTGGATCCGCACGGCGGTGCACCTGAACAAGGGGTGCTATCGCGGCCAGGAGACGGTGGCCAAGGTGCACAACCTCGGACACCCGCCACGCAGACTGGCGGCTCTGCACCTCGACGGCAGCGAGGCGGTGCTGCCCGCAGTCGGCGATGCGGTCTTCGCCGGCGACGATGAGGTGGGGCACATCACCTCGGTCGCCAGACACCATGAAGACGGCCCGATCGCGCTCGCGATCCTGTCTCGTCGCACGCCGGTGGGCGATCTGATCGTGCGCGCAGAGGGCGCGGACATCGCCGCGACCCAGCAGGTCATCGTGCCGGCGGATGCGGGTGCCACCGCCGACATCCCTCGTCTGACCCGGCTGTCCCGCCGCCCCAGTGCCCCGGATCCCCGTCAGACGGGCTGA
- a CDS encoding FABP family protein, protein MLELPTDLPADLAPLSWLIGVWEGTGVIDYPVGDDRLQGEFTHRVSFSHDGGPFLNYSATAIFAGEDGAVSIPLVAETGFWRLSRPASDADAGPALLPPRAEPVVRGVDDVEALRASSGGFPIEVSIAHADGMLELYLGEINGPRIDIASDAIVRGAGAKEYGAATRMYGLVDNHLLWAWDIAALGTPMRSHASARLAKV, encoded by the coding sequence GTGCTCGAGCTGCCCACAGACCTCCCCGCCGACCTCGCGCCGCTCTCGTGGCTGATCGGCGTCTGGGAGGGCACCGGCGTCATCGACTATCCGGTCGGCGACGATCGTCTGCAGGGCGAGTTCACCCACCGGGTGAGCTTCAGCCATGACGGTGGTCCCTTCCTCAACTACTCCGCGACTGCGATCTTCGCGGGTGAAGACGGTGCTGTGTCGATCCCGCTCGTCGCGGAGACCGGCTTCTGGCGCCTCTCCCGCCCGGCATCCGACGCCGATGCCGGCCCCGCACTGCTGCCGCCGCGCGCCGAGCCCGTCGTTCGCGGTGTCGACGACGTCGAGGCTCTCCGCGCTTCGTCGGGCGGGTTCCCCATCGAGGTCTCGATCGCCCACGCCGACGGCATGCTCGAGCTCTACCTCGGCGAGATCAACGGCCCTCGCATCGACATCGCGTCCGACGCCATCGTGCGCGGAGCCGGGGCCAAGGAGTACGGCGCGGCCACGCGGATGTACGGCCTGGTCGACAATCACCTTCTCTGGGCGTGGGACATCGCAGCCCTCGGAACACCGATGCGGTCGCACGCCTCCGCCCGACTCGCGAAGGTCTGA